A region of the Candidatus Zixiibacteriota bacterium genome:
CCATAACGGCCAACCGCTACAGCCGTCAGGAATTTGTGACCGTGTCGCTTGATAAAATAGATTTTACCAAACCGATCCCCGCCGGTACGATTGTCGAACTCATCGGCTCGGTGTCGAGAGTCGGTCGAACCAGCATTCAGGTCAAGGTTGAGATTTTTCTGGAGAAGATGTTCGAAGACGGACGGGAGAGCGCAGTGAACGGTATCTTTACAATGGTCGCAGTTGGAGCAGACCGACGACCCGTAAAAGTCATCTGAACAATTTTTATGTTCTGTTACGCTTAATTATCTTAGAGCGGAGTTGCATTAGAACTGGTAGCCAGCGCTGACACGGAAGGTCTCATCGAGGTCGTCATGGTGCAGATAGGCGAAATCTACCGTTATCTTGCGTATGTCTATTCCGCCCCCTGCGGTAAACTTGCCGACATCGAATCCGGCCCGTCCAAAGAGAATATCCTTGAACCCGAGTTCAAAGCCCCAGTGCGTATCAAGCGAGAATTCGCCGCTCCAAAACTGCGCGGTCTGTTTTAGCCCTTCGAATTTCACATCGCCGCTTCCGGCAAAACGACCGGTAAAATCATTGTATGAGTATTCAATCAAGAACGCCGGTTTGACCGTCGGATAGATCGTCTCGGCATTACTTTTGGTCTCAACTATCATGCTGTCTCGATTTTCAAAACTCGTTCCGCCTGAATAGCGGATAAATCCTGTTGTGACATCTGTGACCATAAGTCCCAGTGTGGAATATTTATTCACTTTGTACAGACCACCAGCGTCGACCGTAAGCCCGATTCCGGATTCAGTGCCAATATCGCGATAGATTGTTTTGGCCGTCAGGCCGAAGTCTATCGACGGACTGATTTTGCCTGAAAGAGAAGCCGAAAAGAGATAGTCTCCATGAGATTCCTCACGCACAACTTCTGGCCGGTCAAATTGGTTTAGCTGGGTAATCTTGATTCCGCCCCCGCCGAGGTAATAGACATAGAACCCGAAGGCCTTGATCGTTGAATTCTCCTTGCCGCGTGAATTGACGTAGCCGATAAAATCATGATTGAGAAGCGACCCAAAGGTCTCGGCATGCATGGCGGTCAGAAAACGACCGTCGAGGCTGTTCATCCCGGCCGGGTTCCAGTAGGCGGCTGTGCCGTCAAAGGGCCCGGCGATAACCGCTCCGCCCATTGCAAGTCCGCGTCCTCCAACACCAAGGGAAAAGGCATCTCCGGCGTATTTAGCGGCGTAAGCTGATGGGCTAAAAACAACTAATGCCAGAAACATGAGTATTATGGCTGTCGGGCGGCGTGGTGTATCAAATGGATTAAATCGGAAAGTCATTGTTCTAATAACGGCTAATTGAGGTCATGCGTTCACTGCTTTGATCAAGTATTTTCAGAGGCATCGTGGCTCACAATACTCCCAACAGCCTCTCTCATCAAGTTTATATCATGGCTTGGAAGTAAATAAAAAAGGCGGGGATAAAAGATCCCCACCTTTGAATCTATGCAGAAAGAGATTACTGAGGAGACTTGGCTGAGGCTTCAGTAGCTTCGACTTTGGCAGCTTCCTTGGCGGCGCAGGCGGCTTTGTCAGTAGCTGAGCAGCAGGCAGCGCCAGTCTTGGCGGCGCCAGTAGTTGTGGTTGAGGTCGCAACCGCCGTGATAAATTCGGCCTTGTAGCCTTTGCTTGTTACCGTAGTGGCAAGCATTTCATTTTTGACCTTGGCTGGGTCGACAACAACTTTGGCAAAGCCGCTCTTGTAGTCGATAGCGGCAACTTTAACAACACCCGGGAGCTTCATCAGCTCGGCTGAAACGGCGCCTGAACAACCGTTGCAGGTCATACCGGAGATGTTCATATTGACGACGGCAAGTTTGCCTTCAAAGTTGACTTCTTTGGCTGTCGCGGTGGCAAGTTTGGAATCGCATTCTGTCATCGAGCAACCAGCGGCGGCACAGGCGGCCATCTGTTCGGCAGTACAAACAGCAGTTTTGGCAGAGGCCGAGGTGGCGTTAGCTTCTTTGGCCATACCAGTGCATCCAGCTTTTTCAGAAGCCAGTTTGGCTTCGGTCTTGGAGGCGCATGTGGCGGAGGCCGAGGTCTTGTCAGCCGATGTCTTTTCGGCATCGTAGGCAGAGATCGGATTGGCGCAGAACGCCAAAAGAGCCAGTGCGGCCATCGAGGTCATGATACTTTTCTTCACAGGAGTGCTCCTTCAGTAGGTAACGGTTTGAGTTTAATTAGTTTAATATATTTTGTTGTCGGAGTAAGTCAATACTAATGTTGTCGGTCCTTGGTTGCTTCTATCCTTTTTGGATAATCTTCGTTTACCTTTAAACAGCTTCTGCCCTACTGAGTTCCAAAAGAATGGCATAAAATACTTCTTTTGTGTTAGTTCTCAAATAGCTCTAAAGATCAGTGTGGGGCAAGGGGTTATGACTCATTGGCCCGATCTT
Encoded here:
- a CDS encoding acyl-CoA thioesterase, encoding MAKSRTHVVKLILPYTTNHIGTLFGGTALQWMDEVASITANRYSRQEFVTVSLDKIDFTKPIPAGTIVELIGSVSRVGRTSIQVKVEIFLEKMFEDGRESAVNGIFTMVAVGADRRPVKVI
- a CDS encoding heavy-metal-associated domain-containing protein — protein: MKKSIMTSMAALALLAFCANPISAYDAEKTSADKTSASATCASKTEAKLASEKAGCTGMAKEANATSASAKTAVCTAEQMAACAAAGCSMTECDSKLATATAKEVNFEGKLAVVNMNISGMTCNGCSGAVSAELMKLPGVVKVAAIDYKSGFAKVVVDPAKVKNEMLATTVTSKGYKAEFITAVATSTTTTGAAKTGAACCSATDKAACAAKEAAKVEATEASAKSPQ